A genome region from Mercenaria mercenaria strain notata chromosome 11, MADL_Memer_1, whole genome shotgun sequence includes the following:
- the LOC128546712 gene encoding uncharacterized protein LOC128546712 produces the protein MAFSETWLTPDNTNDQLLLSTFHQPERKDRDSGGYGGIIIYVKNSLSYKRRHDLEIIGIECIWIEISVQNNKKLLLGLFYRPPNSNAFTDQRIEESIDLAYNTGIEDLVITGDFNLNPANTTSARKLTALCTQFGLTQCIDESTHFTEHSSSIIDLFLLRNKSSLLLCGVGDPFLEQNIRYHCPIFAFFKFVKPKSTSFKRHIWLYDKGNYNEFRHELSLTDWNALYSQDINVWVQNFTSYLRDLCVRFIPNRTVNIKPLEPKWLTSSIKCQIRKRKRLYRRARLTNLTSDWNKFRTLRNQTISDIKLAKKQHSDKAIDSLLNNRGNKSWWSVIKSFMSPSYTNSIPPLQVNSDALYDDAEKANAFNDFFVAQIKLNADPQVDPQPPHYNVRTQLSNIHFEPDEIIPILQSLPLGKANGPDLINNRILREGAVQLSVPLSCIFNKSLEEGIFPLSGN, from the coding sequence ATGGCCTTTTCGGAAACTTGGTTAACGCCCGATAATACCAATGATCAGCTCCTATTATCAACTTTTCATCAACCTGAACGCAAAGACCGTGACTCGGGGGGTTACGGTGGAATTATTATATACGTGAAAAATTCCTTGTCGTATAAACGGCGACACGATCTTGAAATTATTGGTATTGAGTGTATATGGATAGAAATCTCTGTtcaaaataataagaaacttcTCCTTGGTTTGTTTTATCGTCCACCTAATTCAAATGCTTTTACAGATCAACGTATTGAAGAATCTATAGACTTAGCGTATAATACTGGAATTGAAGACTTAGTTATAACCGGGGACTTTAATTTAAATCCAGCTAATACTACTTCGGCTAGGAAACTTACTGCTCTATGTACCCAGTTTGGGCTTACACAATGTATTGACGAGTCGACACACTTTACCGAACATTCATCATCCATTATTGACCTTTTCTTACTTCGTAATAAAAGCTCCCTTCTTCTATGCGGTGTTGGAGATCCCTTTTTAGAGCAGAATATTCGTTATCATTGTCCCATATTTGCTTTCTTTAAATTTGTGAAACCAAAATCTACTTCGTTTAAACGACATATATGGCTTTATGATAAAGGTAACTACAACGAGTTTCGTCACGAACTCTCTCTTACTGATTGGAATGCTTTGTACAGTCAGGATATTAATGTTTGGGTGCAAAATTTTACTTCCTATCTACGCGACCTATGTGTTAGATTTATACCTAATCGAACCGTGAATATTAAGCCACTTGAACCTAAGTGGCTTACATCATCGATCAAATGTCAGATTCGCAAACGTAAACGCTTGTACCGCCGTGCTCGTTTAACAAATCTTACTTCTGACTGGAATAAATTTCGAACATTGCGCAACCAAACTATATCGGATATTAAACTGGCTAAAAAACAACATTCGGATAAAGCTATTGACTCTCTTTTGAATAACCGTGGTAATAAATCATGGTGGTCAGTCATTAAATCATTTATGTCACCAAGCTATACTAATTCCATACCACCCTTACAAGTTAATTCAGATGCATTGTATGATGATGCTGAAAAGGCCAATGCATTCAATGACTTTTTTGTTGCTCAAATAAAACTTAACGCTGACCCTCAAGTTGATCCCCAGCCACCTCACTATAATGTTAGAACACAACTATCTAACATACATTTTGAACCTGATGAAATTATTCCAATTCTACAGTCGTTACCACTTGGAAAAGCCAATGGCCCTGACCTTATAAATAACCGTATTTTAAGGGAAGGAGCTGTTCAATTAAGTGTTCCTTTAAGCTGCATTTTCAATAAGTCTCTCGAGGAAGGTATTTTCCCACTCAGTGGAAATTAG